A region of the Stieleria neptunia genome:
TTGGATTTTCACACGGCTACCGCAGCGTGGAACCCTGCTGATCAATTTCTATCAAATCGGCGTGCTCAGTCTGCCGGTGGTGGCGTTGACCGGGACGTTCATCGGGATGGTGTTGGCCGTCCAAAGCTATTACCAGTTTCACGCGATCGGGTTGGAAAGCCATCTGGGTGTGGTGATCAACACCTCGCTGGTCCGGGAGCTGGGTCCGGTGTTGGCGGCGACGATGTTGGCCGGTCGGGTCGGCAGCGCGATGGCGGCGGTGTTGGGGACGATGCGTGTGACCGAACAAATCGACGCGCTGACGACGATGGGTGCCGATCCGATTCACTACTTGGTGGTGCCTCGGTTTTTGGCCTGCATCTTTTTGATTCCGGCGCTCACGATCATGGCGGATTTCATGGGGATTGTCGGCGGCTACTTTTACAGCGTCATGGTGCTGGAAATCGATCATGCGGCCTATC
Encoded here:
- a CDS encoding MlaE family ABC transporter permease, translated to MLYAWVVQWGAAVVDGVATVGDIAMFAWQMVVWIFTRLPQRGTLLINFYQIGVLSLPVVALTGTFIGMVLAVQSYYQFHAIGLESHLGVVINTSLVRELGPVLAATMLAGRVGSAMAAVLGTMRVTEQIDALTTMGADPIHYLVVPRFLACIFLIPALTIMADFMGIVGGYFYSVMVLEIDHAAYLTHSRDGVVGFDLFSGVFKSVFFGGMIAVISCYQGFHCKPGAEGVGKAATQAFVYSFVMILAIDLFLNIILDKIYFAMYPAGANIL